A single genomic interval of Hafnia alvei harbors:
- the pntB gene encoding Re/Si-specific NAD(P)(+) transhydrogenase subunit beta produces MSGGLVTAAYIVAAILFIFSLAGLSKHETSKQGNIFGVVGMAIALIATIFGPDSSNVGWIIVAMVIGGAIGIYLAKKVEMTEMPELVAVLHSFVGLAAVLVGFNSFIEHQPGSMEHVMENIHLTEVFLGIFIGAVTFTGSIVAFGKLRGTISSKPLMLPSRHKLNLAALVVSFLLMVWFVNTGSTSVQVMCVLLMTIIALAFGWHLVASIGGADMPVVVSMLNSYSGWAAAAAGFMLSNDLLIVTGALVGSSGAILSYIMCKAMNRSFFSVIAGGFGTDGSSTGEDQEMGEYRETTAEEVAEQLKGSSSVIITPGYGMAVAQAQYPVAEITAKLRAMGVKVRFGIHPVAGRLPGHMNVLLAEAKVPYDIVLEMDEINDDFADTDTVLVIGANDTVNPAAMEDPRSPIAGMPVLEVWKAQNVIVFKRSMNTGYAGVQNPLFFKDNTQMLFGDAKASVEAILRAL; encoded by the coding sequence ATGTCTGGAGGATTAGTTACTGCAGCATACATTGTTGCCGCAATCCTGTTTATTTTTAGTCTGGCGGGTCTGTCTAAACACGAAACGTCCAAGCAGGGCAACATCTTCGGCGTGGTCGGGATGGCCATTGCGTTGATCGCAACTATCTTTGGCCCCGACTCCAGCAACGTTGGCTGGATCATCGTTGCCATGGTGATCGGTGGTGCCATTGGTATCTATCTGGCGAAGAAAGTCGAAATGACCGAAATGCCAGAGCTGGTTGCCGTATTGCACAGCTTCGTTGGTTTGGCGGCCGTACTGGTTGGCTTCAACAGCTTTATCGAACACCAGCCGGGTTCGATGGAACACGTGATGGAAAATATCCATCTGACCGAAGTGTTCCTTGGTATCTTCATCGGTGCGGTCACCTTCACCGGTTCCATCGTCGCATTTGGTAAACTGCGTGGCACCATTTCATCGAAGCCACTAATGTTGCCAAGCCGTCACAAGCTGAACTTGGCTGCGCTGGTTGTCTCTTTCCTGCTGATGGTATGGTTCGTTAATACCGGTAGCACCAGCGTTCAGGTCATGTGCGTGCTGCTGATGACCATCATTGCGCTGGCGTTTGGTTGGCATTTGGTGGCCTCAATTGGCGGTGCAGACATGCCGGTTGTGGTTTCTATGCTGAACTCCTATTCCGGTTGGGCCGCAGCGGCTGCGGGCTTCATGCTCAGCAACGATTTGCTGATCGTGACCGGTGCGTTAGTGGGTTCTTCCGGTGCTATTCTGTCTTACATTATGTGTAAGGCGATGAACCGCTCGTTCTTCAGCGTTATAGCCGGTGGTTTTGGTACCGATGGCTCTTCAACGGGTGAAGATCAGGAAATGGGCGAGTACCGTGAAACCACGGCTGAAGAAGTGGCTGAGCAGTTGAAAGGTTCTTCTTCTGTCATTATCACCCCAGGCTACGGCATGGCCGTGGCTCAGGCGCAGTATCCGGTGGCAGAAATCACCGCGAAGCTGCGCGCCATGGGCGTGAAAGTTCGCTTTGGTATTCATCCGGTTGCCGGTCGTTTGCCTGGACACATGAACGTATTGCTGGCAGAAGCAAAAGTCCCGTATGACATCGTGCTAGAAATGGACGAAATCAACGATGACTTTGCAGATACCGATACCGTTCTGGTTATTGGCGCGAACGACACCGTAAACCCAGCGGCAATGGAAGATCCACGCAGCCCAATCGCCGGTATGCCGGTGTTGGAAGTGTGGAAAGCGCAGAATGTTATCGTGTTCAAACGCTCAATGAACACCGGCTATGCTGGCGTTCAGAACCCATTGTTCTTCAAAGACAATACCCAAATGCTGTTTGGTGATGCGAAAGCCAGCGTAGAAGCCATTTTACGCGCGCTGTAA
- the uspE gene encoding universal stress protein UspE: MAKYQNLLVAIDPNQDDQPALRRAVYLVQRNGGRITAFLSIYDFSYEMTTLLSPNERTSMRQGVISQRSAWIKEQCRYYLEAGVPIDIKVVWHNRPFEAIIQEVISGKYDLLLKMAHQHDRLESVIFTPTDWHLLRKCPCPVWMVKDQPWPQHGTALVAVNLSSEEPYHDPLNIKLVKESIELAEHVDHTSLHLVGAYPVTPINIAIELPDFDPSIYNDAIRGQHLLAMKELRQKFGMKEECTHVEKGLPEEVIPDVAEHLNAGVVVLGTLGRTGISAAFIGNTAEHVIDHLKCDLLAIKPDGFQSPVELDDDDEHDDE; the protein is encoded by the coding sequence ATGGCGAAGTATCAGAATCTTCTGGTGGCTATTGACCCCAATCAGGATGATCAACCGGCGTTACGTCGTGCTGTTTATCTGGTCCAACGAAACGGTGGACGCATTACCGCGTTCCTGTCTATCTATGATTTCTCCTACGAAATGACAACGCTGTTGTCGCCAAATGAGCGCACCTCTATGCGTCAGGGCGTAATCAGTCAGCGTTCGGCGTGGATCAAAGAGCAGTGCCGCTACTATTTAGAAGCCGGCGTGCCGATTGATATCAAGGTGGTTTGGCATAACCGCCCTTTTGAAGCGATTATTCAAGAAGTCATCAGCGGTAAATACGATTTGCTGCTCAAGATGGCGCATCAGCACGATCGCTTGGAATCCGTTATTTTCACCCCGACCGATTGGCATTTATTGCGTAAATGCCCTTGCCCTGTATGGATGGTCAAAGATCAGCCATGGCCACAGCACGGTACGGCGCTGGTGGCGGTGAATCTATCGAGCGAAGAGCCCTACCACGACCCGCTAAACATCAAATTAGTGAAGGAGTCGATCGAACTGGCGGAACATGTGGACCATACCTCTCTGCACCTGGTTGGAGCCTATCCGGTTACGCCAATTAATATCGCCATCGAACTGCCTGACTTTGATCCAAGTATCTATAACGATGCGATTCGCGGACAGCATCTGCTGGCGATGAAGGAGTTAAGGCAGAAGTTTGGCATGAAAGAAGAATGTACGCATGTCGAAAAAGGCTTGCCTGAAGAAGTGATTCCTGACGTTGCCGAACATCTGAACGCCGGTGTTGTGGTGCTTGGTACGCTGGGGCGAACCGGTATCTCCGCGGCATTCATCGGTAATACAGCAGAACATGTGATCGATCATCTGAAATGTGACCTGCTAGCCATTAAGCCTGATGGCTTCCAGTCGCCGGTGGAGTTAGATGACGACGATGAACATGATGATGAGTAG
- a CDS encoding FNR family transcription factor gives MIPEKRVIRRIQSGGCAIHCQDCSISQLCIPFTLNEHELDQLDNIIERKKPIQKGQALFKAGDELKSLYAIRSGTIKSYTITEQGDEQITAFHLAGDLVGFDAIGTQQHPSFAQALETSMVCEIPFETLDDLSGKMPSLRQQMMRLMSGEIKGDQDMILLLSKKNAEERLAAFIYNLSRRFAQRGFSPREFRLTMTRGDIGNYLGLTVETISRLLGRFQKSEILSVKGKYITIQDVDALSLLAGNPRSTTE, from the coding sequence ATGATTCCGGAAAAGCGCGTCATTCGTCGTATCCAGTCTGGCGGTTGTGCGATCCATTGTCAGGATTGCAGCATTAGTCAGCTGTGCATTCCTTTTACGCTTAATGAGCACGAGCTGGATCAGCTCGACAACATCATTGAGCGTAAAAAGCCGATTCAGAAAGGCCAGGCGTTGTTTAAAGCCGGTGACGAGCTGAAATCGCTGTATGCTATTCGCTCCGGAACCATCAAGAGCTACACCATTACCGAACAAGGTGATGAACAGATTACTGCATTCCATCTTGCGGGCGATCTGGTTGGTTTTGATGCTATCGGTACCCAACAACACCCTAGTTTTGCTCAGGCACTTGAAACCTCTATGGTGTGTGAGATCCCATTCGAAACGCTGGACGATCTCTCCGGTAAAATGCCAAGCCTGCGTCAGCAGATGATGCGTTTAATGAGCGGCGAAATTAAAGGCGATCAGGACATGATCCTGTTGCTGTCGAAGAAAAATGCCGAAGAACGTTTGGCTGCTTTCATCTATAACCTCTCTCGCCGCTTTGCCCAGCGTGGTTTTTCTCCACGTGAGTTCCGTTTGACCATGACGCGTGGCGACATTGGTAACTATCTGGGTCTGACCGTTGAAACCATCAGCCGTCTGCTAGGCCGTTTCCAGAAAAGTGAAATTTTAAGCGTTAAAGGCAAATACATCACCATTCAAGACGTAGACGCCCTTTCGCTGTTGGCAGGTAATCCTCGCTCAACCACCGAGTAA
- the cbl gene encoding HTH-type transcriptional regulator Cbl, producing the protein MNFQQLKIIRESARCNFNLTEVASMLYTSQSGVSRHIRELEDELGLEIFVRHGKRILGLTEPGKALLTVVERTLDEASNIRRIAEDFTQQSSGVLVIATTHTQARYSLPPVLKSFRQRFPQVRLVLNQGSPQEIRTMLHNGDADIGIASECLTQSPAIAAFPWFNWQHALLVPRTHPLVDLPITLENVSQFPLITYRQGITGRSRIDQAFSSAGLTPDIVLSAQDSDVVKTYVELGFGVGILAEQACQQNENHPLTTLDASALFAPNTAWIGVRKGQIQRDYVWQLIELCNPSLTPAQIKTQVMQFDDPTVIDYQI; encoded by the coding sequence ATGAACTTCCAACAACTGAAGATCATCCGCGAGTCGGCGCGTTGCAACTTCAATCTCACCGAAGTCGCTAGCATGCTCTATACCTCCCAATCGGGAGTAAGTCGCCATATTCGTGAGTTAGAAGATGAACTGGGGCTGGAGATTTTCGTGCGCCACGGCAAGCGTATTCTAGGGCTTACAGAACCAGGGAAGGCGCTACTGACGGTGGTTGAACGAACGTTGGATGAAGCCAGCAATATTCGGCGCATTGCAGAGGATTTCACCCAGCAATCGTCTGGCGTTCTCGTCATCGCCACCACGCACACCCAAGCGCGTTACAGTCTACCGCCGGTATTAAAAAGTTTTCGCCAGCGGTTCCCGCAGGTACGCTTAGTGCTCAATCAAGGCTCGCCGCAGGAAATTCGCACCATGCTACATAACGGCGATGCGGATATTGGCATTGCCAGCGAGTGTTTAACGCAGTCGCCTGCCATTGCCGCTTTTCCATGGTTTAACTGGCAACACGCACTGTTAGTTCCGCGAACGCATCCGTTGGTTGACTTGCCGATTACGCTGGAAAATGTAAGCCAATTTCCCTTAATTACCTATCGACAAGGTATTACCGGGCGCTCACGTATCGATCAGGCGTTTAGCTCTGCGGGGTTAACGCCCGATATCGTACTGAGCGCACAGGATTCAGACGTGGTGAAAACCTACGTCGAGCTGGGTTTTGGCGTTGGCATTCTTGCTGAACAGGCGTGCCAGCAGAACGAAAATCATCCGTTGACAACGCTTGATGCCAGCGCTCTTTTTGCACCTAATACGGCGTGGATTGGGGTAAGGAAAGGGCAGATACAGCGTGATTATGTTTGGCAGCTCATCGAGCTGTGCAATCCGTCGTTGACCCCTGCGCAAATAAAAACGCAGGTGATGCAGTTTGATGATCCTACGGTTATTGATTATCAAATTTAA
- a CDS encoding methionine ABC transporter permease: MSIQLDRLWQGFIDTLLMVGVSSLLALLIGLPLAVILVVCSRNGLYEAPRIQQVLGWFVNLFRSVPFLILMVALIPFTRLIVGTTYGVWAAVVPLTVAATPFFARIAEVSLREVDHGLVEAAQAMGCKRLHIIWHVLLPEALPGIVSGFTITLVTMINASAMAGAIGAGGLGDLAYRYGYQRFDTQVMFTVIVALVALVTVLQFSGDKLSKRLNHR, translated from the coding sequence ATGTCTATTCAGCTTGATCGTTTATGGCAAGGATTTATCGATACGCTATTGATGGTGGGCGTTTCATCACTGTTGGCGCTGCTGATTGGCCTTCCTCTTGCTGTTATTTTGGTGGTGTGCAGCCGTAACGGACTCTATGAAGCACCGCGTATACAACAGGTGTTAGGCTGGTTTGTGAATCTATTTCGCTCCGTGCCTTTCTTAATTCTGATGGTGGCGCTAATCCCGTTCACTCGTTTGATTGTGGGAACAACCTACGGCGTGTGGGCCGCCGTGGTGCCATTGACCGTGGCCGCAACGCCCTTCTTTGCGCGTATCGCAGAAGTGAGCCTGCGGGAAGTTGATCATGGTTTAGTGGAGGCTGCACAGGCGATGGGTTGCAAACGACTGCACATCATTTGGCACGTCTTGCTGCCTGAGGCATTGCCGGGCATTGTCAGTGGTTTCACCATCACTTTGGTGACCATGATCAACGCTTCCGCCATGGCCGGTGCCATCGGCGCCGGTGGGCTGGGTGATTTAGCCTATCGTTACGGTTATCAGCGCTTTGATACGCAGGTGATGTTCACGGTGATTGTGGCGCTAGTTGCATTGGTCACCGTATTGCAGTTTAGCGGTGACAAACTGTCGAAGCGGTTAAACCATCGTTAG
- a CDS encoding NIL domain-containing protein, translating to MIESGDVWQVFGEPQHEVTQTLLTPRRQNLPEDLQAQLHPHPKSARDALLLRLSYSGFEASRPNLSALVKALGHDVQIISSSLDVIQQRTVGSVLLTAIPQFGATALINKAQKVATRVEALGYVYSA from the coding sequence ATGATTGAGTCTGGCGATGTTTGGCAGGTTTTTGGTGAGCCGCAGCATGAAGTCACGCAAACTTTGCTTACGCCGAGGAGACAGAATCTGCCGGAGGATCTCCAAGCTCAATTGCATCCGCACCCTAAATCCGCACGTGACGCGCTGTTATTGCGGCTCAGCTACAGCGGATTTGAAGCCAGTCGCCCAAACCTAAGCGCGTTGGTGAAGGCCTTAGGCCATGATGTGCAGATTATCAGCAGCTCTCTGGATGTTATCCAACAGCGTACCGTCGGCAGCGTTTTGCTGACTGCTATCCCGCAATTTGGGGCTACGGCATTGATTAACAAAGCGCAAAAAGTGGCTACCCGCGTGGAGGCATTAGGCTATGTCTATTCAGCTTGA